The DNA sequence ACAGCAAATTGTACTAAGGTAGGTGAAGGGAAAGTAAGTATGGCGGTAAATTATTCTGGAGAACTCCTCGAAATCGCATTTAATCCCTTTTTCTTTTTAGACATTCTGAAACATAGTAAGGATGAGCTAGTCTGCCTAGGGATCTCTGATTCCTATAATCCTGGAATCATTACAGATTCTGCCTCAGGTTTATTTGTCATTATGCCTATGAGATTACATGATGATTAATAACTCACCCAAGGGATTTCTCTTGAATCTCTACCCTGCTGATTTTTATGAAAATCTGCTCTCTGAAGCTAAAAAACTTCCGTAATCATAGTGATTTAGAAATTTCACTTTCTCCTAAACTCAACTATATTGTCGGCAAAAATGCTCAAGGAAAAACAAACCTTCTAGAAGCCTTTTACGTTCTCTCCTTAGGAAGATCTTTTCGCACACAGCATCTTACAGATACCATAACTTTCGGATCTCCTTACTTTTTTTTAGAAACACAATTTAAGAAAGATGAACTTCCTGAAACTCTATCTATTTATACAGATAAGCACGGGAAAAAAATTATTTATAACCAAGCTCCAATAAAAACTCTATCTCGGCTCATAGGGAAATTACCTATTGTTCTTTTTTCTTCACAAGATCGTCTCTTAATCTCAGGGACTCCTACCGACCGTCGTCTCTTCCTTAACCTACTTCTATCTCAATGTGATAGCTATTATACGCACGCCTTATCATATTACCATCGCACACTCCAACAGAGGAATGCTCTGTTGAAAAGCAAGCAAACCCAGACTCTTTCTGCCTGGAACGAAGAATTAATAAAACATGGAACATACTTATCAATTCAACGTTTCCTCTGTACCCAAAAGCTCTCAGCTTTATCGAAAGAACTCTGGTCCAATAATCTAAAAGAACAATTAGCCTTAAAATTTAAGTGTTCCCTAATCAAAAATTCGAATATTTCTGAAATCATTATAGCTCAAGAGTTTCGCAAGCAACTCTCGACGTCACTTTCTCGAGATCTTGAGTCAGGAAGCACCTCAGTAGGTCCTCATCGAGATGACTTTCTACTCACTATTAATCACATGCCTGTATCACAATTCTCTAGCGAAGGGCAAAAACATAATCTCTTAGTAATCCTAAGACTTGCTGAGTGCCTCTATCTACGGCAAGTCCACAACATATCGCCCTTAGTCTGTCTTGATGATATCCATGCAGGACTAGATAGCGAACGCGTTTCTCAAATCCTAGACCTTACTTCTAATCTAGGTCAAACTCTGATTACCTCGAACCAGGTGCATCAGAAACTTCCAAAAACGAGTCTTATTTTAAATATTGATAATGCTCAAGTTTCCGAAAAAATTATCTAAAATTACAAATTATTTGTTCTTTTATATTCAAAGTTAGCTAATTAGTTATTTTTAATAATAAGTAATAACAAACATATTCTTTTTTAATAAAAAACTTATTTAAAATAATTATATCGGTGACAAATGAAGAAATTTTTATTAAGTATACTTTTTCTAGCTGTTGGTAATCCCTTATTCTCGGAAACCTCAGTAATCCAAACCCTTCCGTCTGGGATTGGAGGGTTAAAGGAAACATCACAGCGAAAAGAATCCGTGGTCTGCATACACGCATTCTTAAGATCATATACATCTTTAAAGCCGATCGCTCGCGTTTTAGAAAAAGAGCACTACGATGTCTTTATTTGGAATTATGAAACTCGTAAGTTTACTCTAGAAAGGCACGCTGAACACCTGAATCGCCTATTAAAAAAAATTGCTGAACTCAAGCCTGGAGTCCCTATAAATTTTGTAACTCATTCCATTGGAGGAGTCATTGTCCGTGTAGCACTTGCTCTCCCTGATTGTCCCGAAGAAGCCAAAAAAGGAAAAGCTATTCTTATGGCCCCACCAAATGCAGGATCCACACTTGCCAGACGTTATAGATGTATAAAATTTGTGCAATTTGTATTCGGAGGAAAACTAGGAAGACAGCTACTTACTTATTGTCCTAAAAAGATGCTGAATGTAGGTAAGCTTCCCTCATCTCTAGATGTGCTTGTTCTCAGTGGAAACAAAAAAAGCAAATTTCTCCCTTTCCGCCTACCGTACGAAAATGATGGGAAAGTCTGTATCATAGAGACAAAACTAGATACACCACATAAAGCCTATGTTCTCCATACCAGCCATACCTATATCATTACTAACCGTAAGTCACTCTACCTTATGAAGGAGTTTTTAAAAAAAGGAAACAACACCCCCATAATCGAACGCGTCGCTGAACAAGATTTAGTACAAACAGTTCTTGAGGATAAGCAAAAGAATTCAAGACTCAAACCTTATCCCAATAAAGATATTTATGTTATACACTGTTTTGGTTCTCGTCCCTACACTCTTTATGGATTTCCAAAAAAATGGAATCCTAACCAAAAAAGCGAAATAAATCCTGAAAAGTTAGAAAAATAAAGAAAAGGATTAATAAAAAGGTGAAGGGGATTAATATCTTCTCCACAATCTTCATGTTCAAACGTCTTCTTGTGATTATTTCCCAAAAACATAGAAGAATATACCCACCATCCAAAACAGGAATCGGGAGTAAATTTAAAACAGCAAGATTCATACTAATCAAACCGATCCAAAAAAGTGCTTCAGAAAATCCTACAGACCATCCCGTATGTAGAATTTGGACAATGCCAACAGGTCCAGAAAGCCATTGGGGACTCAAATGTCCGGTAATCAATGCTTTCAAAGTACTAAGACTCTCCTTGGTAATATTCATCAACATAACTGTCGGAGAAGGATTATACTTTACCGGAAGATCTTTTAAAGATATTCCTAAAGATAATCTTTGTTTTTCAATATCAAGACGTTCTAGATAATATCTTTGTTTATCCTTGTTCTTGATCTTCTTAGCTACCTCCAATTGTTTGTCTAATTTTTCGGAAGAATAGATATCAATCCAAGGACGAGGTTGAATAGAGTCAAGAAGACGGTAGGGTCCTGCTGTTTTTACTTGCTGAAGGTCTCCTAGATGGTTTAGTATTTTTAATAGGTCTTTTGAATGATAAGAAGCTATAAACTTCTTATCCGCATCCAAAGAATTGACCTCTTCAAGTTCTTCTGGACTCATCTCTTGAACAATCATAGAGACTCGATGCTCCTGAACTAGACGCAAAATATCTGCACTTCCCGAAACAGGAGTTCCATCAATCGCCACAATACGATCTCCAAGATGTAATCTTTCTGTAAATTCTGGCAAAGAGGATTCTGGATCTATGGGAGAAAGCTCC is a window from the Chlamydia serpentis genome containing:
- the recF gene encoding DNA replication/repair protein RecF (All proteins in this family for which functions are known are DNA-binding proteins that assist the filamentation of RecA onto DNA for the initiation of recombination or recombinational repair.), which produces MKICSLKLKNFRNHSDLEISLSPKLNYIVGKNAQGKTNLLEAFYVLSLGRSFRTQHLTDTITFGSPYFFLETQFKKDELPETLSIYTDKHGKKIIYNQAPIKTLSRLIGKLPIVLFSSQDRLLISGTPTDRRLFLNLLLSQCDSYYTHALSYYHRTLQQRNALLKSKQTQTLSAWNEELIKHGTYLSIQRFLCTQKLSALSKELWSNNLKEQLALKFKCSLIKNSNISEIIIAQEFRKQLSTSLSRDLESGSTSVGPHRDDFLLTINHMPVSQFSSEGQKHNLLVILRLAECLYLRQVHNISPLVCLDDIHAGLDSERVSQILDLTSNLGQTLITSNQVHQKLPKTSLILNIDNAQVSEKII
- a CDS encoding esterase/lipase family protein codes for the protein MKKFLLSILFLAVGNPLFSETSVIQTLPSGIGGLKETSQRKESVVCIHAFLRSYTSLKPIARVLEKEHYDVFIWNYETRKFTLERHAEHLNRLLKKIAELKPGVPINFVTHSIGGVIVRVALALPDCPEEAKKGKAILMAPPNAGSTLARRYRCIKFVQFVFGGKLGRQLLTYCPKKMLNVGKLPSSLDVLVLSGNKKSKFLPFRLPYENDGKVCIIETKLDTPHKAYVLHTSHTYIITNRKSLYLMKEFLKKGNNTPIIERVAEQDLVQTVLEDKQKNSRLKPYPNKDIYVIHCFGSRPYTLYGFPKKWNPNQKSEINPEKLEK